One genomic window of Salvia miltiorrhiza cultivar Shanhuang (shh) chromosome 4, IMPLAD_Smil_shh, whole genome shotgun sequence includes the following:
- the LOC131021649 gene encoding uncharacterized protein LOC131021649, with product MMMGCDVNHQRVKGNGIWMHVAEKGSGPLVLLLHGFPETWFSWHRQMEFLAGHGYHAVAPDLRGFGDTDAPLSPSSYTWLHIVGDLIALLDHFSVQQAYVVGTDWGAAAAWQLSLLRPDRVKGIVALSVPFTPRFANVKPLEAMRQKYGDDFYVCQFQEAGRAERALARYDCATVMKKFLLINKTEMVVAPPGTEIIDFLETPSVTPPWITEDEIQLLAGKFQESGFTGGFNYYRALDLNWEVVAAWQGSKIGVPAKLIVGDKDMGYRSGGTKEYIESSAFKTLVPDHEIVVLDAHHFIHLERAHQVSHEILSFILKLS from the exons ATGATGATGGGATGCGATGTGAATCACCAAAGAGTAAAAGGCAACGGCATATGGATGCACGTAGCTGAGAAAGGATCAGGGCCGTTGGTGCTGCTGCTCCATGGCTTCCCGGAGACCTGGTTCTCTTGGCACCGTCAGATGGAGTTCCTTGCCGGCCACGGCTACCACGCCGTCGCTCCCGATTTGCGAGGTTTCGGCGACACCGATGCCCCCCTCTCCCCTTCTTCTTACACTTGGCTGCACATCGTCGGCGATCTCATTGCCCTGCTCGACCACTTCTCTGTCCAACAG GCGTATGTGGTGGGGACGGACTGGGGAGCGGCTGCCGCGTGGCAGCTGAGCTTGCTGCGCCCCGACAGAGTCAAAGGAATCGTAGCTCTTTCCGTTCCCTTCACTCCACGCTTTGCTAACGTTAAACCGCTCGAAGCAATGAGGCAGAAGTACGGAGATGACTTCTACGTCTGCCAGTTCCAG GAAGCAGGGAGGGCGGAGAGGGCGCTAGCGAGGTACGATTGCGCGACGGTGATGAAGAAGTTCCTTCTCATCAACAAGACTGAGATGGTCGTGGCGCCTCCAGGAACCGAAATCATCGATTTCCTAGAAACGCCGTCGGTGACGCCGCCGTGGATCACGGAGGATGAGATTCAGTTGCTCGCCGGCAAATTCCAGGAGTCGGGCTTCACGGGCGGTTTCAACTATTACCGAGCTCTAGACTT AAATTGGGAGGTGGTAGCGGCGTGGCAAGGATCGAAGATCGGAGTTCCGGCGAAGTTGATTGTGGGTGACAAGGATATGGGATACAGAAGCGGCGGTACCAAAGAATACATTGAGAGCTCCGCCTTCAAAACCTTAGTCCCAGATCATGAGATTGTCGTTCTTGATGCTCATCATTTCATCCATCTAGAGAGGGCCCACCAAGTTTCCCACGAAATTTTATCCTTCATTCTCAAACTCTCATGA